TCTCGATCTTGATCGTGCCGTCGCCGGAGCAGGCCTCGCAGCGCCCGCCCTTGACGTTGAAGGAGAACCTGCCCTGGAGGTAGCCGCGCATCTTGGCCTCGGCCGTCGAGGCGAAGAGCTTGCGCACGTGGTCGAAGACGCCGGTGTAGGTCGCCGGGTTGGACCGCGGGGTGCGCCCGATCGGCGACTGGTCGACGTGGATCACCTTGTCGACGTTGTCGAGACCCTCGATGCGGCGGTGGCGGCCGGGGACGGTCCGGGCGTTGTAGATCTGCTTGGCCAGCGAGGTGTAGAGGATGTCGTTGACCAGCGTCGACTTGCCCGAGCCGCTCACCCCGGTCACCGCGACGAACAGCCCCAGCGGGAACGCGACGTCGATGTCCTGGAGGTTGTGCTCCTTGGCCCCGACCACCTTGAGCTCGCGGCCAGGCGTGCGCGGACGGCGTACGGCGGGCAGCGGGATCGACTTGCGCCCGGAGAGGTAGAGACCGGTCGGGCTGTCGGGATGGGCCAGCAGGTCGGCGACCGGGCCGGAGTGGACGACCTGCCCGCCGTGCTCGCCCGCCCCCGGGCCGATGTCGACCGCCCAGTCGGCGACCTTGATCGTGTCCTCGTCGTGCTCGACGACGATGAGGGTGTTGCCGAGGTCGCGCAGGCGCAGCAGGGTCTCGATCAGGCGGTGGTTGTCGCGCTGGTGCAGGCCGATCGAGGGCTCGTCGAGGACGTAGAGCACCCCGACCAGGCCCGCGCCGATCTGCGTGGCGAGCCGGATGCGCTGGGCCTCGCCGCCCGAGAGCGACCCCGACGGCCGGTCGAGCGAGAGGTAGTCGAGGCCCACGTCGAGCAGGAACCGCAGCCGCTCCTGGATCTCCTTGAGCACCTGCTCGGCGATCTGCCGCTCGCGGTTGGTCAGCTCGACGGTGCGGAGGAAGTCGGCGGTCTCGTTGATCGGCAGCGCACAGACCTCGGCGATGGACCTGCCGCCGACGGTGACCGCGCGGACGACCGGCTTGAGGCGACTGCCCTCGCACGCGGGGCACGGCACCTCGCGCATGTAGCCCTCGAACCGCTCACGGCTGGTGTCGGACTCGGCCTCGCGGTGGCGGCGCTCGATGTAGGGGCGGACGCCCTCGTAGCCGGTGACGTAGGTGCGCTCGCGGCCGTAGCGGTTGCGCCGGCGCACCGTGACCTTCTTGCCGTGGCCGTCGAGGATCGTCGTGCGGACCTTGGCCGGGAGGTCCTCCCACGGGGTGTCCAGGTCGAAGCCGAGCTCGTCGCCGAGCGCCTGGAGCAGGCCGAGGAAGTAGTCGGCGACGTGGGCGCCGGTCCACGGCGAGATCACGCCGTCGTTGATCGTGGCCGAGGGGTCGGTGACCACCAGCTCGGGGTCGACCTCCATGCGGGTGCCGAGGCCGTGGCACTCGGGGCAGGCGCCGAAGGGCGAGTTGAACGAGAACGACCGCGGCTCGAGCTCGTCGGTCTCGATCGGGTGCTCGTTGGGGCACGCCATCCGCTCGGAGAACTTCTGCTCGCGGTGGGGGTCCTTGGCGTCGCGGTCGACGTAGTCGAAGACCACCAGCCCGCCCGCGAGACCGAGCGCGGTCTCCACGGAGTCGGTCAGGCGCCGCTGGGACGTGGGCTTGACCGCCAGCCGGTCGACCACGACCTCGATCGTGTGCTTCTTCTGCTTGTCGAGCGTCGGCGGCTCGGTCAGGGAGTAGGTCTCCCCGTCCACGCGAGCACGGGAGAAGCCCTGGCTCTGCAGCTGGCGGAACAGGTCGACGTACTCGCCCTTGCGGCCGCGGATCACGGGCGCGAGCACCTGGAAGCGGGTGCCCTCCTCGCCCTGCATCACGCGGTCGACGATCTGCTGGGGGGTCTGACGCGAGATCGGCTCGCCGCAGGTGGGGCAGTGGGCGCGGCCGGCGCGGGCGTAGAGCAGGCGGAGGTAGTCGTAGACCTCGGTGATCGTGCCGACCGTCGAGCGCGGGTTGCGCGAGGTGGACTTCTGGTCGATCGACACCGCCGGGGAGAGCCCCTCGATGAAGTCGACGTCGGGCTTGTCCATCTGGCCCAGGAACTGGCGGGCGTACGCCGAGAGCGACTCGACGTACCTGCGCTGGCCCTCGGCGAAGATCGTGTCGAAGGCGAGGCTCGACTTGCCCGAGCCGGACAGGCCCGTGAAGACGATGAGCGAGTCGCGCGGGAGGTCGAGCGAGACGTCCTTGAGGTTGTGCTCCCTCGCCCCACGGATGATGAGCTGGTCGGCCACCGGAGTCCTTCGGTCGTCGCGTCTTCGAACAGGTGTTCGCCATGCTAGTCCGGTCCACCGACAGGACGCGCCGAGGGCGCGCACCACCTCGCTGTTTGGATGGGTGCCATGACCCCCGTGCCCGGCGAGGCCCCTGGACCGACCCGCTCCTCCCCCGCCCCTGTGTCCGCACTGGCGCACCTGGAGGAGACGGTGCTGGCGACCCAACGCTACCTGGCGACGGTCAACCGCCTCACCTCCGCGGACCTGCGCGGACCGAGCCACCTGCCGGGGTGGAGCCGCGCCCACGTGGTCGCGCACGTCTCCCGCAACGCCGAGGCGGTCCAACGGCTGCTGCACTGGGCCCGCACGGGTGAGCCGACCCCGATGTACGTCTCCGACGAGGTGCGCGACCGCGACATCGAGCAGAGCGCCCGGCTCTCGCCCGAGGAGCTCGCGGCCGACGCCGCCGAGACGGCCGCGCTGCTGGAGGCGGCGGCACGCGGCCTGCCCGCCGACCGGCTGGAGGAGACCGTCTCGAGGACCCTCGGCTCCCCCGCCTTCCCCGTGCGACGGGCCGGCGCGATGCGGCGCATCGAGGTCGAGGTGCACCACGCCGACCTCGACGCCGGCTACGCCGCCCACGACTGGCCCGCGGACCTGCACGACCTGCTGCTCAAGCGACGCAGGCGTGAGCTGACCGAGCGGGCCGGGCTCGTGCTCGCCCTCACCGACCGCGGCGAGGAGGTGCCCCTCGGCCGCGTCTCCTCCGACCCGGCCGTCGTCGCCGGCCTCACCGCGGACGTGGTCTGGTGGCTCCTCGGTCGCGGGTCCGGGGAGGGTCTGCGATGCTCGACAGGACAGCTCCCCGAGCTCGGAAAGTGGGCCTAGACGTGACGTACACCGGCAAGGTCTCCGAGGGCGGCGCGCCCGACGTGCGCGAGCTCGCCCACCTGGTCGTCACCAAGATGGAGGTGGGCGACTTCAGCAACAACACCTACCTGCTGCGGTGCCGTGCGACGGACGAGCAGCTGCTCGTCGACGCCGCGGCCGAGCCCGACCGGCTGGTCTCGCTCGTCGGGTCCGACGGGCTGCGGTCAGTGGTCACCACCCACCGGCACGGTGACCACTGGCAGGCGCTCGCCGAGGTCGTGCAGGCGACCGGCGCGACGACGTACGCCGGGGAGAAGGACGCCGACGGCATCCCCGTGCCGACCGACGTCCCGGTCCGGGACGGCGACCGGATCCGTGTCGGCGAGTGCGAGCTCGAGGCCATCCACCTGGTGGGGCACACCCCCGGCTCGATCGCCCTGCTGTACGACGACCCGGAGGGCACGCCGCACCTGTTCACCGGCGACTGCCTCTTCCCCGGCGGGGTGGGCAACACCTTCGGCGACAGGGACAACTTCGTCTCGCTGCTGCACGACGTGCGGACCAAGCTGTTCGACCGGCTGCCCGACGAGACCTGGTTCTACCCCGGCCACGGCGACGACTCGACGCTCGGCGCCGAGCGGCCCCACCTCGACGAGTGGGAGCAGCGCGGCTGGTGAGCCGGGCCTGGTCTCACACCAGGTCCTCGAGCACCTCCGCGATCGCGATCTGGCGCGACACCACCTTGCGCGCGAGGACCGGGAGCGCCATCCGTCTGGTGCGGGCGAACCTGCGCATCACGCCGAACGCCTCGTCCAGGCTGACGTCGAGGCGTTCGGCCAGGACCCCCTTGGCCTGCTCGATCACGATCCGGGACTGCAGGGCCCGGGCCAGCTGGTCCGCCAGCTGGGTCGCGTCGTGCAGCTGCTCGCGGGTGGCGATCGACAGGGCGACGACGTCGACCACGTCCTGGGCCCGTCGTGCCGCGTCGTCCGAGACCTGCGGGGACCGGAAGAAGAAGTTGACGCACCCCAGCAGGTCGGCGTTGGCCCGCATCGGCACCGCGAGGATCGAGCGGAACCCGTCCGCCACCGCGGCGCCGGCGAGGTCGGGGAACCTCGCGGGTCGCTCGAGGTCCGTCACCAGCACGAGGCGGCCGGTGTGGATGGCCTCGATGCACGGTCCTTCCCCGGTCGTGAGCTGCTGCACCTCGAGCCGGTGAGCCGCGGTGTCGGTCGCGGCCGCCAGGCCCGGGTGCTGGTCGTCGTCGAGCAGGAGCAGCCCCGCCTCGCCTGCCGGGAGCACGTCGACCAGCTCGCGGATCAGGCGGGTGAGCACCGTTCCCAGGTCGTCGCCGTGGTCGGAGTCGCTGATGACGCCGACGACCAGCCGGGCGACCTGGGCCCACCGCGGGTCGCGCTCCTCCGCCTCGGTCTCGTCCTCGTCCCTCACGCGGCGTCACCCCTCACAGGACCGGGGTGGGCCCGATCCACTCACCGCGTCCGGTACCCGTCCGGGCCCCCCGCTCACGCTCGGTCTAGACCGAACGTGCCTGGCACCGGCTCAGTCGTGCACGCGCACGGCGATGAGGCAGATGTCGTCCTCCTGCTCGGCGCCCATCTGGCGCAGCAGGACCTGGTCGCTGAGCACGGCGAGGTGCAGGCCCACCAGCTCGCGGGTCGAGCCCACCAGGCGCACCAGGCCCTCGTCCAGGTCGCTCCCCCGGCGCTCGATCAGTCCGTCGGAGAAGAACAGCACGGTGTCGCCACCACGCAGCACCACCTCGTGCTCGCGGCGCTCGACGCCGGGCACGACCCCGAGCAGCAGGTCGGCGCTGTCCAGGTCCGTGGCGTCGGCGGTGCCGTCGGCCCGGATGACGACGGGTGGGGGGTGACCCGCGCTCGACCAGCGCAGCACCGAGTCCGGGCCCCGGCGGGTCAGCGTCCCGACCACCGCGGTGGCCGTCACGCCCGGGTAGAGCGCATCCATGGCCGAGTCGAGCCCGCCCAGCACCTCGGCCGGCCCGCCCACCTGCCCGAAGCCGATGCCGCGCAGCACCCCACGCAGCTGACCCATCACGGCGGCCGCCTCGAAGTCGTGACCGACCACGTCGCCGACGGTCAGCAGGACGCTGCCGTCCCGGCGTACGAACGAGTCGTACCAGTCGCCGCCCACCTGGGCCTCGTCGGCGGCCGGCACGTAGCGCGCCTCGATCTCCACGTCGGTCAGCACCGGGGGCTCGGTCAGCATGCTGCGCTGCAGCTCCTCGGCCAGGGCCCGTTGCCGGCGGTTGGCCTCCAGCACCTCGAACGCCGCACCGGTGCGGCGCCCCACCTCCGTCGCCACGTCCAGCTCCGCCCCGGTGTACGCCGGCTCGCCGGGCCCGCGGAACACCGCGATCGACCCCAGGACCCCTCGGCTCCCCAGGAGGGGCACGACGATCGCGCTGGCCGCCCCCATCCGCCTCAGGAGGACCCGGGTCTCCTCGTCGCGGGTGGTGCTGCGCAGGAGCTCCTCGGTCACCTCGGGGATGAGCATCGCCCGGCCGCCGGCTGCGATGCGCCGGCTCGGGGTCTCCTCGGTCACCGCCTCGGGCAGCATCTCCATCGCGGCGGCCGCGTCCTCGGCACGCGCCGGGTCACGGTGCTCGATCAGCACGCGCGCGGTGGCTCCCCTGGCGTCGTACGCCTGGAACGAGGCCCAGGTGGCGAACGAGTCGACCAGCTCGGCGCCGAGCGCGTGCAGGGCCTGGTCGGGGTCGTGGGCACCGAGCAGCGCGTCGGAGACGCGACCCAGCAGCGAGACGTGGCCGCTGTAGCGGTCGCGCTCGGCCTCCACCCGCAACCGGGAGGTGGCGTCCTCCAGCATCAGCAGGACCACGGGCTCGGCGTCCTCGGTGCGGGACCAGGTCGCGGTCAGGTCCACCGGGCGGCCGCTCGTCGTGTGCACCGAGACCTTGCCGCTCGCCTCGTCGGTGCGGGCCTTCCAGGTCTGGGCGACCAGGTCGTCCACGACGCCCGGAGGCTCGATCAGGTCGCGCACCGGACGACCCCGGTCGCTCGGCTCCAGCTCGAGCAGCGCGGACCCGGCGCGGTTCCAGGCGCGCACGTGGTGCTCCTCGTCGACCACCAGCACGCCGAGCGGCACGTGCCGCAGCAGCGTGCCGAGCCTCACCGGCCGCTCCTGGTCGGCGGCGGTGCCTGGCGCCGTCGTGCGCGGGGTCGCGGGCGACGGGTCGGGAGAGCTCATGGTGACGCCTCCCTCTCCGGACGGGGAGCTCGTGGGCCTCGACTCTAGCGGCGCCCGGCGCCGCGGGACGGGCTGACGCGAACGCTCCAGACCTCTAGCCTGTCCCCGTGGCGAACCAGGTGCTCAAGATCAACGACGCGGGATGGCTCCACGCCGAGACGTTCCGCACGCCGATGCAGGTCGGCGTGCTGGCCAACTTCACGATGCCCGAGGACGCCGACGACTGCTACCTCGAGGACCTGGTCAACATGTGGCGCACCCACAAGACCTTCCAGCCACCCTTCAACTACAAGCTGCGCGGCACCGCGGTCCCACGGTGGGAGGTCCTGCCCGACGAGGAGATCGACCTCGACTACCACCTGCGGCACTCCGCCGTCCCGTCCCCGGGCGGCGAGCGTGAGCTCGGCATCCTGGTCTCGCGGCTGCACGCGATGAACATGGATCGCCGCTACCCCCTGTGGGAGTGCCACGTGATCGAGGGTGTCGCCCCCGGCCGCTGGTCGCTCTACATCAAGGTGCACCACTCGCAGATCGACGGGGTGGGGGGCATCCGGATGGCGCGCCGCATGTTCACCACCGACCCCGACGCCCGCGGGCTGCTGCCGCCGTGGGCGGTCGGCACGCACGGGGTCGACCAGTCCGGTCTGCCTCCCAAGGAGAAGAAGACCGACGTCGCGGTGCGGTCCGGCGGTGGGCGTCTCGGTGCGGTCACCGGCGCGGTCAGGTCCACGGCCGCGATCGGCGGTGCGCTCGCCCGCACCTACCGCGAGAGCGCCATCGGGTCGGGCGACGACCTGCGTGCGGTCCCCTACCGCGCGCCCAAGTCGATCCTCAACGGGCGCATCAGCAAGCCGCGCCGCTTCGCCACGCAGGCCTACCCGATGGACCGTGTGCGCCAGGTCGCCAAGGCCGCGGACGGCAGCCTCAACGACGTGTTCCTGGCGCTGTGCGCCGGCGCGCTGCGGCGTTACCTGATCGAGATCGGTGAGCTGCCCAAGCAGTCCCTCACCGCCAACGTGCCCGTCTCGGTGCGCGCCGGCGACGGGGCCAAGGTCGGCAACGCGATCAGCTTCCTCTACGCCAAGATCGGCACCGACATCGAGGACCCGGTCGAGCGGGTCAAGGC
This genomic window from Nocardioides marmoribigeumensis contains:
- a CDS encoding maleylpyruvate isomerase family mycothiol-dependent enzyme, whose translation is MTPVPGEAPGPTRSSPAPVSALAHLEETVLATQRYLATVNRLTSADLRGPSHLPGWSRAHVVAHVSRNAEAVQRLLHWARTGEPTPMYVSDEVRDRDIEQSARLSPEELAADAAETAALLEAAARGLPADRLEETVSRTLGSPAFPVRRAGAMRRIEVEVHHADLDAGYAAHDWPADLHDLLLKRRRRELTERAGLVLALTDRGEEVPLGRVSSDPAVVAGLTADVVWWLLGRGSGEGLRCSTGQLPELGKWA
- the uvrA gene encoding excinuclease ABC subunit UvrA, with the protein product MADQLIIRGAREHNLKDVSLDLPRDSLIVFTGLSGSGKSSLAFDTIFAEGQRRYVESLSAYARQFLGQMDKPDVDFIEGLSPAVSIDQKSTSRNPRSTVGTITEVYDYLRLLYARAGRAHCPTCGEPISRQTPQQIVDRVMQGEEGTRFQVLAPVIRGRKGEYVDLFRQLQSQGFSRARVDGETYSLTEPPTLDKQKKHTIEVVVDRLAVKPTSQRRLTDSVETALGLAGGLVVFDYVDRDAKDPHREQKFSERMACPNEHPIETDELEPRSFSFNSPFGACPECHGLGTRMEVDPELVVTDPSATINDGVISPWTGAHVADYFLGLLQALGDELGFDLDTPWEDLPAKVRTTILDGHGKKVTVRRRNRYGRERTYVTGYEGVRPYIERRHREAESDTSRERFEGYMREVPCPACEGSRLKPVVRAVTVGGRSIAEVCALPINETADFLRTVELTNRERQIAEQVLKEIQERLRFLLDVGLDYLSLDRPSGSLSGGEAQRIRLATQIGAGLVGVLYVLDEPSIGLHQRDNHRLIETLLRLRDLGNTLIVVEHDEDTIKVADWAVDIGPGAGEHGGQVVHSGPVADLLAHPDSPTGLYLSGRKSIPLPAVRRPRTPGRELKVVGAKEHNLQDIDVAFPLGLFVAVTGVSGSGKSTLVNDILYTSLAKQIYNARTVPGRHRRIEGLDNVDKVIHVDQSPIGRTPRSNPATYTGVFDHVRKLFASTAEAKMRGYLQGRFSFNVKGGRCEACSGDGTIKIEMNFLPDVYVPCEVCHGARYNRETLEVHYKGKTIAEVLDMPIEEAVEFFAAVPAINRHLSTLVDVGLGYVRLGQPAPTLSGGEAQRVKLATELQKRSTGRTVYVLDEPTTGLHFEDIRKLLLVLGRLVDQGNSVLVIEHNLDVIKTADWIVDMGPEGGSRGGTVVAEGTPEDVAANDDSHTGAFLRPILEAHDPVAQPKVTRARKAAATKATTKATTKATTKKAPAKRSAAARRVARNS
- a CDS encoding MBL fold metallo-hydrolase, producing the protein MTYTGKVSEGGAPDVRELAHLVVTKMEVGDFSNNTYLLRCRATDEQLLVDAAAEPDRLVSLVGSDGLRSVVTTHRHGDHWQALAEVVQATGATTYAGEKDADGIPVPTDVPVRDGDRIRVGECELEAIHLVGHTPGSIALLYDDPEGTPHLFTGDCLFPGGVGNTFGDRDNFVSLLHDVRTKLFDRLPDETWFYPGHGDDSTLGAERPHLDEWEQRGW
- a CDS encoding SpoIIE family protein phosphatase; amino-acid sequence: MSSPDPSPATPRTTAPGTAADQERPVRLGTLLRHVPLGVLVVDEEHHVRAWNRAGSALLELEPSDRGRPVRDLIEPPGVVDDLVAQTWKARTDEASGKVSVHTTSGRPVDLTATWSRTEDAEPVVLLMLEDATSRLRVEAERDRYSGHVSLLGRVSDALLGAHDPDQALHALGAELVDSFATWASFQAYDARGATARVLIEHRDPARAEDAAAAMEMLPEAVTEETPSRRIAAGGRAMLIPEVTEELLRSTTRDEETRVLLRRMGAASAIVVPLLGSRGVLGSIAVFRGPGEPAYTGAELDVATEVGRRTGAAFEVLEANRRQRALAEELQRSMLTEPPVLTDVEIEARYVPAADEAQVGGDWYDSFVRRDGSVLLTVGDVVGHDFEAAAVMGQLRGVLRGIGFGQVGGPAEVLGGLDSAMDALYPGVTATAVVGTLTRRGPDSVLRWSSAGHPPPVVIRADGTADATDLDSADLLLGVVPGVERREHEVVLRGGDTVLFFSDGLIERRGSDLDEGLVRLVGSTRELVGLHLAVLSDQVLLRQMGAEQEDDICLIAVRVHD
- a CDS encoding GAF and ANTAR domain-containing protein, which codes for MRDEDETEAEERDPRWAQVARLVVGVISDSDHGDDLGTVLTRLIRELVDVLPAGEAGLLLLDDDQHPGLAAATDTAAHRLEVQQLTTGEGPCIEAIHTGRLVLVTDLERPARFPDLAGAAVADGFRSILAVPMRANADLLGCVNFFFRSPQVSDDAARRAQDVVDVVALSIATREQLHDATQLADQLARALQSRIVIEQAKGVLAERLDVSLDEAFGVMRRFARTRRMALPVLARKVVSRQIAIAEVLEDLV
- a CDS encoding WS/DGAT/MGAT family O-acyltransferase, translated to MANQVLKINDAGWLHAETFRTPMQVGVLANFTMPEDADDCYLEDLVNMWRTHKTFQPPFNYKLRGTAVPRWEVLPDEEIDLDYHLRHSAVPSPGGERELGILVSRLHAMNMDRRYPLWECHVIEGVAPGRWSLYIKVHHSQIDGVGGIRMARRMFTTDPDARGLLPPWAVGTHGVDQSGLPPKEKKTDVAVRSGGGRLGAVTGAVRSTAAIGGALARTYRESAIGSGDDLRAVPYRAPKSILNGRISKPRRFATQAYPMDRVRQVAKAADGSLNDVFLALCAGALRRYLIEIGELPKQSLTANVPVSVRAGDGAKVGNAISFLYAKIGTDIEDPVERVKAIHESTRLGKERLPKAGAGAMDIYTAGLMGPFLGQAMLGVGGIGRPASNIVISNVPGLQETRYIEGSTMEEYYPISLLFHGQALNITAVSNASMFCVGFTGCRDTLPSLQKIAVYMGEALAELEDALGVTWTA